In the genome of Arachis stenosperma cultivar V10309 chromosome 6, arast.V10309.gnm1.PFL2, whole genome shotgun sequence, the window ttttcgaattAGCCTAAAGTGGTGTGCACTTGACCACTCTTCATGCGTTGGGAAACTCATCTCTTATGTGGTGTTCGTCTTCCTCGCCGTGGTTGTGCCTCTTCTAACCTCCGTTTTTGTCAGAGTCCCTGCGTCTTCCCCTGAAGATGATCCAATCTCATTCAACAAGCTTGTTCAGGTGCCGGAATCCACACTCGCCATCATTGCTTTCttcactctctcttctttcttccgAAGGTATGTATGTAAATCTAAACAAATTATTCATTCTTCCTTCTTTACATGCATATGCAAATGGAGTTAGGGTAGTATGTATATACATTAGATTCAAACATTATTTTGCATATCAAATTATTTCACCCATGAAAATTTCATGTTCACTTTTATCCTATATAACAAACAAACCCTCTAAAAGTTGAAAttagacttttttttttatctttcaataatttaataatcTTTTGCAATGCAGTGACTAATCTAGAAATATTATTATAGggttaataatatatataatattaaaaaattatgtaaaaattatataatgtaagatgtattataaaaatataccgATAGAAACTATATTTTGAAGTGTAAAAAATATGTGTGTACTTTTTACTAACGAAGTGGtcaattttttgtattataaaatttatcGATAATAGAATTTGTCAAATTTttcagtaatttttttaatataattaaaagacaatttgtaaaaaatttatcttttattttatttctaagtCATTCTTCACAATATTTATAgctaaaaaagatcttttaattataACGATTGAAACAGAgataatcttaaaaaaaattaaaacaaaaataattaatactaAATGAGTAAAAAAAGGCgatcacaagaaaaaaaaatccaccAATTTGAAAGCACTTAATAAAAAACAACTCTTTTATACCGCAACCAACTAATATCAATATGTAACCAAGTTAaacttatataaaatataaaatttacattaaaaatatataaattaatatatatgtttGATATATCATTTTTAAGATATATacaacatttttaaaaattattaaccaCTCTAATAATATTAGAGAgacaaaaaataactaaaatttgtcttgtttaacatttattaattgtcgcaacaattaataaatgctAAATAATACAAATTATGCCTATttttggctaattttttttgttaccaaaTATTTCCTAACCATCCAAACTTTCTTTTAGATAGGGTTGTACATTGGTTAGTCCAAAAATCAAACCTATTTTTGGATTAACCggttagaaaatttaaaaaccaatttttaatcgattataaaaataaaaaccaattttaaaaaataatcaatttttttaaaaaaatcggTTTTTACATTGAAAAGatagatttttcaaaaaaagaaaCATTAACAACCGGTTTTTAACCGGTTAAAAaccaatttttataaaaaaatcaattaactaatttaaatacAAGAGTGcataaaatttagttttagttttggTTACTAGTTAAAAAtcgatttttaaaatttggttttCGTTAACTACTTTTTAATAATatgaatataatttttaaaattattttattaaattttttttggtgactaattattttattaaattagttaactaaaatgtggttttaattttttaaccaattaacaataatttaattattttatgtacACCATTAGAAACTATAACTATTAACTATTAACATAGGTACAAGTATTTtatataaaagaaataatatttGCACTATTTTTTTAGGACGGTTCTAGCATTGTAAAAGTATTTTCTGGTCTTTTAATTAAAAGACTaaagtagtttttaaaaattttattaattgtgAGACTGttttttattatatcttttaaaaaagcCTCCAATTTAAGTCCatacttttataaatatttatatattaattggatatagagagagagagagtgaaagagagaaaaacaacgATGGAAGCAATTTCATCATGATTAGGGGTGATAaggggtagggtagggtagggttcgAAGTTAACTCTAATCTTACTCGCGGGttgagatttttatataaatttaaccCTATCCTACCCACAAGTTGAGAATATTCCAACCCTAACTCTACCGTTCTCAACTTGCGGGTATCCGATCCTATTCGCGGGTTACAAAAAAGAtgcaaaattattatataactttatgataatttaaaatagaactgtcttttatgtaaaaaaaagtactaaattatcaattaataatCCTTTTTAGTGGCTAAAGATCTTTTATATTTAGTGAGAGATTTTTGGTTCAATGACTacttaaaacatatttttatataaatatatagagTACGGGTTGATCGAGTAGGGTTGAGACCCAACCCGCACCCTATTCTACCCACTGTAAATCAGGTTGACAACCCTACCTGATCAGATAGAATCGAATTGGATACTCGTAGGTAAGATACATATTGCCACCCCTAATCATGATCAACATCATCAGTGATATCCATACATCATCCCTTTCTCCTCAAGTTCTTTTCTCATTAGAAggttcaaaaatttttcttactCTACTTGCCCTACAAAACCAAACATAAGTTTTGACAACGACAAACAACAATTGAAATGAAGAATTGAGTTCAGTTTTAGAACAtagtttaataaaattttatgtctATGTCCATCATTATTTTATCCTATTCTATCATATTCTTAAtgttttatcctattttattttcagaaaTAAATGTAGTCTAAACGATTAAGTTTaacttttttttcatcatttacaatttttttatacttcTTTTTTACATACACTAGTGTTAAACCCGTGCGATGCACGaacttatattttaatttaacatgataaattaaaaataatattgaatATGTGTATTAgatatgttattttatatttatttaaaataaaatgcaaatagaACAATTTGAaatctataatatttttgaacCATAGAAAAAGAAACCTGAAAAGATAAGAATATATATAACTGTATTAGTAGCATATCAATTGTGCACTaaactttatataaaaaaactaacaaaagTTTATCGAcaatataatattttactaatatCATTAGATAAAAAATTGCCATATGATGTTGTGCTCTATGTTACACATTTCATTTCAAGTATAAAAGTATAGTTATAgataaattagttaaatttacGACAAATATTCGTACAAAAGTGTAAATCATAACATgttattaaaatgaaaatactatttttcttacctaaatattattaaaaacttttttgaaCATGATATTTATTGTTGATGACTTTGGATTGCTATCTTAGCCTAGAATTAGAATGTTCAAGCAATTGCGACTCTTAACTCTTGGCAAAACAACCTAAAAAGTTGTCCATAGGTGAATACTAATTTTGGCAAGTAAATCCTACATGTGATAATAATTTACCACATAATAAAATACTTTggtttttcaatatttttatccTCTTATATAGTCCCGTCAGCTAATAATGCCCAAGTTGCATTGTAAATAGAATTTGGTTTGCTAATACTATTAGATATTAATAATATCACAAATAGTTTTCTCAATTGATGACCAAATAGCTGTAATGAATTTTCTATCGTCGTACAGTAGTTCCAAAGAATAAAAGCATCTTGAAAGTTAGGATATGTAATCCTATTAACTGTCCTAATAAACTCATATGTTGTGCAATCTTTCTGAACAGTTAACAAAATTCTTATATATTAGATATCACCTATACTCGGTGGAACATAGTTTAACCTCACAATAAAATACTCTCTCTTGCCATTTccaaactatatacatatatattttatattttaaaatttaaaaattaacaaattcataaaatttcaaacacactttataaattattttttattaaaaaatagttacaatttaaaaaataataattaattaattattttattttataaagataaaacgacgtaaagtattttttttaaagtataacaatttaaatacaaaatactaaaataaataaatttgaataaataaaataaaatcttgaaACAAATCCAAATAAATAAACTTACAATGAagttaatattaaaattcataaatttcgttttattcatttattatgTGTAAgagtttatatttaaaaaataataattgattatcCATTATCGACTTCTCTAACAAATTTATGAATAGAGACACAAGAGCCCTCTTtagtgttaaaatttaaaaaataattgcctaagtaaaacaatttaaaatttaaaaaataacaacctaaaTACACTCAAACTAAGATTTAAAAAGTAAGAACctaaacaaataatttaaattttgaaaataacaatctaagtaaataataatttataatttataactataaatctaaaaatttctaGTAACGACACTTAAGTAAATAAACTTCCAAACTCAACGTATGAGTGTCACGCCAACAGATGAGCTCCCCATTTGTATTATTATAAAGATAAAGCCTTTTACATTCTCTTATTATCGAATGTTTTTAATACCAAAAGTAGATGGTATTGAAGGGAGATGTAGAAAAGAATGTTGTATATATCATTCCTCTCTATATAACGTTAGTGATGGttataatatctaaaatttagtgcttaatttattaaaaatacaaaattaatatttaatttaaaatgataaaaaaatttaaatattagatatttagtttaaaaaataatttttataaattagaCACCAAAATTAGAGAAATAGGTCTTATAAAGTACCTCAAGTGTTACGATATATAAAAAATGGTAAGCTAACCACATCGAATTTGAATAAGAAAAATGTTAAAGagcattaaaatttattatttttagctattatttaatcatcaatttaatttttttaatatattaatccAACAacatattttatcttttttttaagcATTACTAATGAAATTTGTGGATGCATGGAAACAGGAATGGGCTAAGGCAGCTTCTGTTCCTGGACATGTTAAGAGACGACAGCAGCTACGTACGAAGAGGTTACAGAGTGGAGCTGGACAAGTCCTTCAGATACTTGGCTTACATCATTCTTCCATCCTTCTTCCTTGAGTTGGCCCACAAGATCATCTTCTTCTCCGCCGTTAAGATCTCTGCTCCACACCTCAATCCAACGTTCCCCCTCAACTCCATCGCCTTTGTCTTGGTTCTGGTGTCATGGTTTTACAGAACACTGGTGTTCTTGGTGCTGTGTGTGCTCTTTAGACTCACCTGCGAGCTCCAGAGGCTGAGGTTTGAAGGGGTTCACAAGCTCTTTGAAGGATGCGGCTCCGATGCAAGTCTCATATTCGGGGAACATGTGAGGATCAGGAAGCAGTTGTGGCTCACAAGCCATAGATACAGGTTCTTCATCATTGGCTGCTTGGTCACCATCACTGTTAGCCAGTTGGGTGCTCTCTTGCTCGTTCTTGCTTCTAAATCTGACAAGACCTTCTTCAATTCTGGAGATCTTCTGGTAATAACCATTCTATTATTTATCTATTCATCAAAGATGGAGCTGAATTTCAATTTCTAACTTTTTATATATGTAGATATGTTCAGCAGTGCAGTTGAGTGGGTTCATGCTGTGCCTGGTGGGTGCTGCAAGAATCACACACAGAGCTCAAGGGATAGTGGCAATAGCCACGAGATGGCACTTGTTAGTAACCAATGCCTCTTGTGATTCCCAACACTGCAAACCCCAAATTCCTGATGGACTAG includes:
- the LOC130932716 gene encoding uncharacterized protein LOC130932716; amino-acid sequence: MNPTNEEPTIDINYSGRHVSFADDECRPAEEERITQHHPSNNNNIPLLLQQSYERSKSMMHDELQNFRISLKWCALDHSSCVGKLISYVVFVFLAVVVPLLTSVFVRVPASSPEDDPISFNKLVQVPESTLAIIAFFTLSSFFRRNGLRQLLFLDMLRDDSSYVRRGYRVELDKSFRYLAYIILPSFFLELAHKIIFFSAVKISAPHLNPTFPLNSIAFVLVLVSWFYRTLVFLVLCVLFRLTCELQRLRFEGVHKLFEGCGSDASLIFGEHVRIRKQLWLTSHRYRFFIIGCLVTITVSQLGALLLVLASKSDKTFFNSGDLLICSAVQLSGFMLCLVGAARITHRAQGIVAIATRWHLLVTNASCDSQHCKPQIPDGLASDNSDSDSSDIKISVIPQQLSMFQTRQSLVTYLQHNKGGITLYGFTLDRGLLHTLFAFELSLVLWILSRVVVLS